The following are from one region of the Platichthys flesus chromosome 2, fPlaFle2.1, whole genome shotgun sequence genome:
- the si:dkey-195m11.8 gene encoding fidgetin-like protein 2 gives MLSPVTPYSLLKMHWSPEHAAPLSQWPEQHLDVTSTTSPPSAHKHDPYSTAARRGFGPTGYPWASDDISALTASSLLKRYADKYSGLELSYDRPPAGAYSEPGPFLKTEPEVWALGQSMECYPGLEALTGTKSGSASGGIPATGSVTVISSHLASEPSYSNASSCNAPSAQEYPPAYNSTYLSSGYCPQPSAALPPSTLHSLQATPTLVPSYSASTPVYNYPPGCYPQTSLSSGYSHPSASYLPSGISAPTPLAPRPTMLGGSYSYVSHSLGGSSEAGAPLKRKAFEMVEEGQEGAEVEGSRYRKYGNGNSHSKSHGNLHANGYDIGCPAPDPHAYKSGKPLMSPPYGGAGEYSPQSGLSGESVSGEHNFPQQQQQRMSMKIPAPQTRSEDPAGGR, from the coding sequence GTCTGTTGAAGATGCACTGGTCTCCGGAGCACGCTGCCCCCTTATCTCAGTGGCCTGAGCAGCACCTTGAtgtcacctccaccacctcgcCCCCGTCTGCCCACAAACACGACCCCTACTCTACCGCTGCTCGCCGTGGCTTTGGCCCAACGGGTTACCCCTGGGCCAGTGATGACATATCAGCCCTCACTGCTTCTTCTCTGCTGAAACGCTATGCAGATAAATACTCTGGCCTGGAGCTGTCCTACGACCGCCCCCCTGCTGGAGCCTACTCAGAGCCTGGACCTTTCCTGAAAACAGAGCCCGAGGTCTGGGCTCTGGGTCAGAGCATGGAGTGTTACCCTGGACTAGAGGCATTAACTGGCACCAAGTCGGGTTCTGCCTCTGGGGGCATCCCAGCCACAGGAAGTGTAACAGTCATAAGTAGCCACTTGGCGTCTGAGCCCAGCTACAGTAACGCTAGCTCCTGTAATGCCCCGTCAGCTCAGGAATACCCTCCTGCCTACAACAGCACCTACCTGTCCTCAGGATACTGCCCTCAGCCAAGCGCAGCACTTCCCCCCTCCACGCTACACTCGCTGCAGGCCACACCCACTCTAGTGCCCAGCTACAGCGCAAGCACTCCTGTCTACAACTACCCTCCTGGGTGCTACCCCCAAACCAGCCTGTCCTCTGGATACAGCCACCCAAGTGCCTCCTACCTGCCCTCTGGCATTAGTGCCCCGACTCCTCTGGCCCCTCGGCCCACCATGTTGGGGGGGAGTTACAGCTATGTTTCTCACAGTCTTGGGGGGAGCTCCGAGGCAGGGGCGCCACTGAAACGCAAGGCTTTCGAGATGGTGGAGGAAGGACAAGAGGGAGCTGAGGTGGAGGGATCACGCTACAGAAAGTACGGCAACGGAAACAGTCATAGCAAGAGCCACGGCAACCTGCACGCCAACGGCTATGATATTGGCTGCCCTGCCCCAGATCCACATGCCTATAAATCTGGAAAGCCTCTGATGTCGCCCCCGTATGGCGGGGCAGGGGAATACAGCCCACAATCGGGCCTTTCAGGAGAGAGTGTATCAGGGGAGCACAActttcctcagcagcagcagcagagaatgtCCATGAAGATACCTGCCCCGCAAACACGGTCTGAGGACCCAGCTGGAGGCCGCTGA